From Triticum urartu cultivar G1812 chromosome 2, Tu2.1, whole genome shotgun sequence, a single genomic window includes:
- the LOC125540125 gene encoding DNA-directed RNA polymerases IV and V subunit 2-like: MEDPQSDSGQSANGAEPELDSMQLDDNEESMSHTMDDSNGQSSMDVDREQLSMDADMNGKPSSDGDGKGKYSSESHAEVPIDMSLGSLEKFCKEASRSFFDEFGLISHQINSYNEFVSHGLQELFDSLGEVTVEPSYDLSKKGPGGWKHAVIRFGRVKLEKPVFWSGRDDVDEESLKLKPRHARLQNMTYSSKMEVEVHIQIYSMEKSDKSKTEKDPFGHKRVLMDETHVVNIGRLPVMVNSNLCWLRELRESDCLYDSGGYFLIRGMEKIFIAQEQRCLTRIWIADRPVWTVSYLSEIKRRRIYVKLIDSTKNNDFSGSKIISISFLYANMPIWLMFFALGVSSDKEAFDMIDMGDCDASVINAISATISESDELCEGFRKSDKARQCVDDLVKSSKFPPGESFDDYIAKYLFPGIKGNRNKALFLGYMVKCLLMAFTGKRRCDNKDDFRNKRLELPGQLLGRELRAHLRHAERLMVKAMQRDLNSDRDLEFPTRYLDASIITNGINRAFATGSWCHPYKRNERCSGIVATLRRTNPLQMMSDLRKSRQQVAYAGKAGDARYPNPSYWGKMCFMSTPDGENCGLVKNLAVTAIVSSRVAQPLIDRFVSCGMNKLDEIPAKQIPKMDKIFLNGDWVGSCADPASFVMRLRCMRRGGLIDPQVEIKRDKHQSPGEVRVFSDAGRLLRPLLVVENLNKITKRKGSPYSFQALMQQEIIEFIGVEEEEDIQCAWGIRHLFQSSGDEVSGYTHCELDLSFLLGLSCSLIPFANHNFARRVLYQAEKHSQQAIGYSTTNPLTRVDTLSHQLYYPQRPLFKTVSADCIGRSDYTFGRKDDFARPEYFNGQNAIVAVNIHQGFNQEDSLVMNRASLERGMFRTELMRSYKAEVETKGPSKRLKMKEKVNFGKMESKRGRVDNLDDDGLPFVGSSLQIGDIIIGKVSESGEDHSIKLKHTEKGMVQRVLLSANDEGKHFAVVSLRQVRSPCVGDKFSSMHGQKGVVGFLESQENFPFTCQGIVPDIVINPHAFPTRQTPGQLLEAALGKGIALGGKIKYATPFTTATVEVISEQLHKLGFSRGGAESVLNGQTGKRMQQLIFAGPNFYQRLIHMAEDKVKFRNTGPVHPLTRQPVADRKRFGGVKFGEMERDCLLAHGAAANLHERLFTLSDFSEMRICQTCERGANVIMRPVSGGRKIRGPYCGFCKSSENIVKIAVPYGAKLLYQELFSMGICLKFQTEVC, encoded by the exons ATGGAAGATCCACAAAGCGATAGTGGGCAATCAGCAAACGGCGCTGAGCCTGAGCTGGACTCTATGCAATTGGATGACAATGAAGAGAGCATGTCCCATACCATGGATGATTCAAATGGACAGTCTTCTATGGATGTTGACAGAGAACAGCTTTCTATGGATGCTGATATGAATGGGAAACCATCCTCGGATGGTGATGGTAAGGGAAAGTACTCTTCTGAGTCACATGCAGAAGTTCCAATTGACATGAGCCTGGGAAGCCTAGAGAAGTTTTGCAAGGAAGCATCAAGGTCATTTTTTGATGAGTTTGGTCTGATTAGCCATCAGATAAATTCTTACAATGAGTTTGTCTCACATGGGCTCCAAGAGCTTTTTGATTCACTTGGAGAAGTGACTGTCGAGCCAAGTTATGATTTGTCAAAGAAAGGGCCTGGTGGTTGGAAGCATGCTGTTATCAGGTTTGGTAGAGTGAAACTGGAAAAGCCTGTATTTTGGTCTGGCAGAGATGATGTTGATGAGGAGTCACTTAAGCTCAAGCCTAGACATGCTCGCCTCCAAAATATGACATATTCCTCCAAAATGGAAGTAGAAGTGCATATTCAG ATTTATTCTATGGAGAAAAGTGACAAGTCTAAAACAGAGAAAGATCCTTTTGGTCACAAGAGAGTTCTTATGGATGAAACTCATGTGGTGAATATTGGCCGCCTTCCAGTTATGGTTAATTCAAATTTATGCTGGTTGCGTGAACTCAGGGAAAGTGACTGCCTTTATGATTCTGGTGGATACTTTTTGATCAGGGGAATGGAGAAG ATATTTATTGCCCAAGAGCAAAGATGCTTGACTAGGATTTGGATTGCTGACCGGCCTGTCTGGACTGTTTCTTATTTGTCTGAAATCAAACGAAGACGCATATATGTGAAGCTGATTGATTCTACAAAGAATAATGATTTCAGTGGCAGCAAAATCATTTCCATTTCCTTCCTGTATGCCAATATGCCGATTTGGCTAATGTTTTTTGCGCTAGGCGTATCATCTGATAAGGAAGCatttgatatgatagatatgggAGATTGTGATGCTTCTGTTATCAACGCGATATCTGCAACTATTAGTGAATCTGACGAACTGTGTGAAGGCTTTCGTAAGTCTGATAAAGCCCGCCAGTGTGTTGATGATTTGGTCAAGAGTTCAAAATTTCCTCCAGGAGAGTCATTTGATGATTATATCGCTAAATATCTCTTTCCTGGTATAAAGGGGAATAGGAATAAAGCTCTTTTCTTAGGTTACATGGTCAAATGCCTTCTAATGGCCTTTACTGGGAAGCGCAGATGTGATAATAAGGATGATTTCAGGAACAAGAGGCTGGAGTTACCTGGTCAACTGCTTGGAAGAGAACTTCGGGCGCATCTTAGGCATGCAGAGAGGCTAATGGTTAAGGCCATGCAGAGAGATTTGAATAGTGATCGTGATCTAGAATTTCCAACGCGCTATCTTGATGCTTCAATTATTACTAATGGTATAAATCGTGCCTTCGCTACCGGTTCTTGGTGCCATCCCTACAAAAGAAACGAAAGATGCTCAGGAATCGTTGCAACGCTCAGGAGAACAAATCCTCTTCAAATGATGTCAGACTTGAGGAAAAGTCGCCAGCAGGTTGCTTATGCTGGGAAAGCTGGTGATGCAAGATATCC CAATCCATCTTACTGGGGAAAGATGTGTTTTATGTCCACTCCTGATGGTGAAAACTGTGGACTTGTGAAAAATCTAGCTGTTACTGCTATTGTTAGCTCTAGAGTGGCACAGCCATTGATTGACAGATTTGTTTCTTGTGGAATGAATAAACTGGATGAAATTCCTGCCAAGCAGATTCCCAAAATGGACAAGATCTTCCTGAATGGTGATTGGGTAGGATCCTGTGCTGATCCAGCTTCATTTGTCATGCGTTTAAGGTGCATGAGACGTGGTGGTCTGATCGATCCACAG GTTGAAATCAAAAGGGACAAGCACCAATCTCCTGGAGAAGTACGGGTGTTCTCTGATGCAGGGCGATTACTCAGACCTCTTCTTGTGGTTGAGAACCTAAATAAAATTACAAAACGGAAGGGCTCTCCGTACTCTTTTCAGGCACTAATGCAGCAAGAAATTATTGAATTCATTGGTGTTGAAGAGGAGGAAGATATACAATGTGCCTGGGGAATCAGACACCTATTTCAGAGTAGTGGAGATGAGGTTTCTGGTTATACTCATTGTGAGCTGGATCTTTCGTTTCTGTTGGGATTAAGCTGCAGTCTTATCCCTTTTGCAAATCATAATTTTGCTCGAAGGGTGCTGTACCAAGCAGAAAAACACTCACAGCAAGCTATTGGATACTCCACAACAAATCCACTTACCAGAGTTGATACTCTTTCTCATCAGCTTTACTACCCTCAGAGACCCCTTTTCAAAACAGTTTCAGCTGATTGCATCGGCAGATCAGATTATACTTTTGGAAGAAAAGATGACTTTGCTAGGCCTGAATATTTCAATGGACAAAATGCGATAGTGGCGGTCAATATTCATCAGGGATTTAACCAAGAGGACTCCCTGGTTATGAATAGAGCTTCTCTTGAACGTGGTATGTTTAGAACTGAGCTCATGCGGAGCTATAAGGCAGAAGTAGAGACCAAAGGGCCCAGCAAACGACTGAAAATGAAGGAGAAAGTAAACTTCGGCAAAATGGAAAGCAAGAGAGGACGAGTTGACAATCTTGATGATGATGGATTACCTTttgtgggttcaagtcttcagaTTGGTGACATTATAATTGGGAAAGTGTCAGAATCTGGTGAAGACCATAGTATTAAGCTGAAGCATACAGAGAAGGGAATGGTCCAGAGAGTGTTGCTCTCAGCCAATGACGAGGGGAAGCATTTTGCTGTTGTATCTTTAAGACAG GTTCGATCACCTTGTGTTGGAGATAAATTTTCTAGCATGCATGGACAGAAAGGTGTTGTTGGTTTTCTGGAATCTCAGGAGAACTTCCCTTTCACCTGCCAAGGAATAGTTCCGGACATCGTGATAAATCCACACGCCTTTCCTACCCGTCAAACTCCAGGCCAGCTGCTTGAAGCTGCTTTGGGAAAGGGAATCGCTCTTGGTGGTAAAATCAAGTATGCAACACCATTCACCACAGCCACAGTTGAAGTTATCTCGGAACAGTTGCACAA GCTTGGGTTTTCAAGAGGGGGAGCTGAAAGCGTTCTCAACGGCCAAACCGGCAAAAGGATGCAGCAACTGATCTTCGCAGGCCCCAACTTCTACCAGAGGCTGATCCACATGGCCGAGGACAAGGTGAAGTTCCGGAACACGGGGCCGGTGCACCCGCTCACGAGGCAGCCCGTCGCTGACAGGAAGAGGTTCGGCGGGGTCAAGTTCGGGGAGATGGAGCGCGACTGCCTGCTGGCCCACGGCGCGGCTGCCAACCTCCATGAGCGTCTCTTCACGCTGAGCGACTTCTCGGAGATGCGCATCTGCCAGACGTGTGAGCGGGGGGCGAACGTCATCATGCGGCCTGTCTCGGGCGGGCGGAAGATCCGGGGCCCGTACTGCGGGTTCTGCAAGTCCTCGGAGAACATTGTCAAGATCGCCGTCCCCTACGGCGCCAAGCTGCTCTACCAGGAGCTCTTCAGCATGGGCATCTGCCTCAAGTTCCAGACGGAGGTCTGCTAG